From the genome of Thermaerobacter marianensis DSM 12885:
GGGTGAGGAAGGCGCTGCGGGCCAGCTGCTGGGTGATGGTGCTGGCCCCCTGCAGATAGCCGCCGCGCAGGTTGTTGATCAACGCACGGGCGATGCCGATGGGGTCGATGCCGAAGTGGTCGTAGAACCGCTCGTCTTCGATGGCGATGAAGGCGTTGCGCACGTGCTCGGGGATCTGCTCCAGCGGGACGACGATGCGGTTCTCGGGGCCCTGGATCTCCGTCAGCAGTTCGCCGTAGCGGTCATAGATGAAGGAAGTCTGCGCCACCTGCGGGCGCAGGGCGGTGATGGGGCCCATGGCCCGCACGGCGCCCATCATGAAGCCCGCGGCCAGCACGGTCCCGCTGATGCCGAACAGGAACACCAGGAACAGGAACAGCCGCATCCAGCGCACGCGGCGCCACCAGGGCTTGCGTCGCCGCGGGCTGCGGCCGCCCCCTGCCGGCGCCTGGGGATAACCGGCCACGCAGGTCCCTCCCCCTACGGATGCTCTCCCCCCGGGGAACCTTGCCCGCCCGCCTCGCCGCCCGCGCCGGCGGCGGGTGGGGGCCGGTTCGTCCTGCCGATTATACCACGGGGATGTTTCGACGCCGGGGCGCACCGTCCCCGCCGTCGCGCCTTGTCAGTCCATGCCGGTTATATTACCTTCGTGCCAGCACCGCGCCCCCTTGGGGGCGGCCGGACTTCCCGCCGGCTTGGCCGGGTCCGGCGGCCGCCGGGGCAGGCCGCCGAGGCCTGGCTCTCGGCGCATGGGGTGCGGCGGATTCCCACCAGGCTTGGCTCGAATGAGGAAGGGGAACGGCGCGACGGCCATGGCCCACGGCACCGGCACGGCTCTTTCCGCCCGCGAGCAGCTGGAGGTGCTCCGCCGCGGGGCGGCGGAGATCGTCTCCGAAGAGGAGCTGCTGCAGAAGATCCAGCGGTCCCTCCAGACCGGACGCCCACTGCGGGTGAAGCTCGGCCTCGATCCCACGGCCCCCGACCTGCACGTCGGGCACACCGTGGTCCTGCGCAAGCTGCGGCAGTTCCAGGACCTGGGCCACCAGGTGGTCCTGATCATCGGCGACTTCACCGGCCGCATCGGCGATCCCACCGGCAAGTCGGTGACCCGGCCGCAGCTGACGGAAGAACAGGTCCGGGAGAACGCCCGCACCTACGCCGAGCAGCTGGGGCGCATCCTGGACATGGAGCGCACCGAGCTCACCTTCAACGACCGCTGGCTCGGTCCCCTGACCTTCGCCGACGTGGTGCGGCTGGCGGCCAGGTACACGGTGGCCCGCATGCTGGAGCGGGACGACTTCGCCCGGCGCTACCGGGAAGGCCGGCCCATCGCCATCCACGAGTTCCTCTACCCGCTGGCCCAGGCCTACGACTCGGTGGCCGTGCGCGCCGACGTGGAGCTGGGGGGCACCGACCAGAAGTTCAACCTGCTGGTGGGCCGGGAGATCCAGCGCGAGTACGGGCAGGAACCCCAGGTGGCGCTGCTCATGCCGCTGCTGGAGGGCACCGACGGCAAGGAGAAGATGTCCAAGTCCCTGGGCAACTACATCGGCATCGCCGAGCCGCCCGGCCAGATGTTCGGCAAGACCATGTCGATCCCCGACGAGCTGATCGTCAAGTACATGATCCTGGCCACCGACCTGGACATGGCCGAGATCCGGCGGCTCGAACAGGGCATGGCGGCGGGGACCGTCAACCCCCGCGACGCCAAGCTCCGGCTGGCCCACGCCCTGGTGCGCATGTACCACGGCAAGGCGGCCGCCGACGCGGCGCAGGAAGAGTTCCTGCGGGTCTTCAGCCGCCACCAGCTGCCCGCCGAGATGCCCGAGGTGACCCTGCCCGTGCCCCGGCTGGACGCCGTGCAGCTGTTGCGGGTGGCGGGCATGGCGCCGTCCAACAGCGAGGCGCGCCGGCTCATCGAGCAGGGGGCCGTGCGGCTGGACGGTCGGCGGGTGGCCTCGCCCCAGGAAGAGCTGGCCCCCGCCGACGGGGCGGTCCTCCAGGTGGGCAAGCGGCGCTTCGCCCGCTTGCGGGTGCCGCCGCAGGGCTAGGGCCGTTCAGGCTCCCGGCCGCGTCGCATACACATACGCCCGGGACCCGGCGCCCGGCCGGTCCCGGGACGGTGACGCCAGTGGCCTACGTGCGCCGGAGGAACCGGCGGCGGCGGGGGTGGCCGACCTGGCCGCGCCCCAGCCGCCGCGCGGTGCTCATGCTGGCCGTCGCGGGCATCGGGGGGCTGCTCTGGCTGCTGGAGCGGGCCCTGGCGCCCGGCCTGATGGTCATCGCCCGCCGGGAGGCGGAGATCCGGGCCATCGAAGCCATCACCGCCGCCGTCGAGGCCGAGGTGGCGGGACGCTACCAGCCGGAGGACGTGGTCCGGGTGCGGTACGACGGCGGGCGGCCCGTGTTCGTCCAGGTCAACACGCCCCTGATCGTCGACGTCCAGGCCCGGGTGATGCGGGCGGTGCAGGACCGCCTCAACGCGTTACGCGGGCAGCCGGTGACCATCCCGCTGGGGGCGGCGCTGGGGAACGAGCTGGTGGCGGGCTGGGGGCCGGAGGTGGGCGTCCGCATCCTGCCCCTGGGCCGGGTCGGTGTGGACGTCCAGAGCCGGTTCGACAGTGCGGGGATCAACCAGGTGCGGCACCGGGTGGTGCTGGTGATCCGCACCGCGGTGCGGGTGGCCATCCCGCTCTACGGGGACACGGTGCCCGTGGAGGTCCCGGTGCCGCTGGTGGAGACGGTGATCCCCGGCGAGGTCCCGCCATGGGTGGCGCCCTGGCCGGGGGGCGTGCCCCCGGCTGGCAGCGGGGCCCCGTGACGTCCCGTTTCCCGATCGGAATAGCGGCTGTTATGCTGGGGAGGGGTGGAATGCCCGCGGCGGCGCGTTCCGCCCCCGGTCCCGGCCGGTACGGTCGGGGACCGTAACCTGCACACGGGAGGTCGCGGCTTTGGCCGATGCGAAAGGGCCCGCCGCTCGCGTGGCGGCCGACGTCCTGCAGCTCGTCGGCGCGACGCCGGTGGTCCGCCTCAACAAAGTGGTCCCCGACGGCGCCGCCGAAGTCTGGGTCAAGCTGGAGTCCTACAACCCCGCCGGGTCCGTCAAGGACCGCATCGCCCTCAGCATGATCGAGGCCGCCGAGCGCGACGGCCGCCTCAAGCCGGGCTACACCATCGTGGAGCCCACCAGCGGCAACACGGGGATCGGGCTCGCCATGGTGGCGGCCGTCAAGGGCTACCGGCTGGTGCTGGTCATGCCCGAGACCATGTCCCTGGAGCGGCGCGCCCTGCTACGGGCGTACGGCGCCGAGCTGGTGCTGACCCCGGGCGCCGAGGGCATGGCGGGCGCCATCCGCAAGGCCCAGGAACTGGTGGCCGACAATCCGACCTACTTCATGCCGATGCAGTTCGACAACCCGGCCAACCCCGAGATCCACCGGCGGACCACGGCCCTGGAGATCCTGGGGCAGATGGACGGCCGCCTGGATGCCTTCGTCGCCGGCGTGGGCACCGGCGGCACGCTGACCGGGGTCGGCGAGGTGCTCAAGGAACGGCTGCCCGGGTGCCTGGTGGTGGCCGTGGAACCGGCCAACTCCGCCGTGCTCTCGGGCCGGGAGCCGGGGCCCCACCGGATCCAGGGCATCGGGGCCGGCTTCGTCCCGCGGGTGCTGAACCGGGCGGTGATCGACCGGGTGATCCCCGTGCGCGACGAAGATGCGGTGATCACCATGCGCCGGCTGGCCCGGCAGGAGGGGCTGCTGGTGGGCATCTCGTCGGGAGCGGCGGCCTGGGCGGCGCTGCAGGTGGCCCGGGAGTTGGGCCCCGGGCGGCGGGTGCTGGCCGTTCTGCCCGACACGGGCGAGCGGTACCTGTCCATGATGGAAGATCTGGCCGCCTTCGTCCGCGACGAGGAGGCGTAAGGGCGCGCCGCGGGGCGGGCGGCTCGCCCCGCCGCGGCTTCTGGAGAGGCCGCCCGGGGTTCGGGGCCCCGGGCGGCCGTGCTACAATAGGGCCCGGCAACGTGCATCCGCTTTCCCGCAACCCTTCGCAACCGGCAGCGCGAGGCGTCCCGGACGGCGGACCTCGTGCCGACCCCGACCACGTCAACGACGCGACGACGTCATGGGGACGAACGGGAGGATGGAGGCATGGCCGGGCATTCCAAGTGGGCGAACCGCAAGCACCGCAAGGCTCGCCAGGATGCCAAGAGGGGGAAGATCTTCTCCAAGCTGTCCCGGGAGATCATCACCGCCGTGCGGCAGGGCGGCGGCGATCCCGCTGCGAACCCCCGGCTGCGCCTGGCCCTGGAGCGGGCGCGGCAGTTCAGCATGCCCGCCGAGAACGTGGAGCGGGCCATCAAGCGCGGCCTGGGCGAGTCCGATGCGGACAACTACGAAGAGCTGATCTACGAGGGCTACGGTCCCGGCGGCGTGGCCCTGATGCTGGAGATCCTGACGGACAACCGCAACCGCAGCGCCAGCGAGATCCGGCATATCTTCGCCAAGCACGGGGGCAACCTGGGCGAGAGCGGCTGCGTGGCGTGGATGTTCGACCGCAAGGGCGTCATCACCGTGCCCGTCCCGGGCGCGCCGGCGGAGGACGACCTCCTGCTCCTGGCGCTGGAGGCGGGGGCCGAGGACCTCAAGCAGGAGGAGGGCGCCTTCGTGGTCTACACGGACCCCGACGACCTCCACCGGGTGCGGGAGGCGCTGGAGAAGGCCGGCGTGCCCGTGGAGGACGCGGCGCTGCGCATGGTCCCCAAGACCGAGGTCAAGGTGGAGGGCAAGGAGGCGGAGCAGCTCCTGCGGCTGCTGGACGCCCTGGAGGACCACGACGACGTCCAGGAGATCTACGGCAACTTCGAGTTGCCCGACGAGATGCTGGTCGAATCCTGACGCCCGCCGGCCGCCGGCGGGCGGGAACCCGGCGGCTGGCACGGTATAACAGCCGGTGCCGCGGGACATCCTGGGCCGCGAAGGAGCGCCCCTCGCGGGGCAGATTCCAGCGGTTCCGGAGGCGGGCCCGTGGGCATGGCGCGCAGGCAGGCCAGGGCGGCGACGCTGGTGGCGGTGGCCATCCTCGCTGGGGTGGCCGCCGGCGCCTACTGGTGGCGGCAGGACGCCGCCGGCCGGGACCAACGGGGACCGGCCGCCCGCAAGCCGGCGCCGCCCGTCCGGGCAGTCACCCTGACGCCGGAAACCCGCCTGGTGGAGCGCACCCGCTATCCCGCCTGCGACGGGGTGGTGCTGGAGACGGAGCGGCCGCCCACCCCCGTCGAGACCGGCTGGCGGCTGGCGGACCTGCTGCGCAGCCGGGAGACCTGGCACCTGCTGGCGGCCACGCCGGGCCGGATCGTCCTGGAGCGGGTGCAGGATGGACCGTGCCCGCCCGAGGGGTGGCTGCGCTACCGGACCGTTCGCCTGCACCAGGACCGGGTCGCCGTGTTCTACGGGCGCCCGGGGGCGGGCGGCGAGGACCTGGGGCCCCTGCGTCTGCTGACCACCATTCCCGCCGAGCGCCTTCTGCCCGGCGACCGCCGGCGCCTGGAGCAGGGGCTGGTGGTCGAGGGCGACGCCGAGGCGTGGCACGTGCTGGAGAGCTTGACGCCGTAGCGGTCACCCCGAGCCTGGCTCCCCACCGCAGGCCGGCCCGGACTCCCTTCATCCACAAGGAAGCCCCGCCCCACCCGTCGAACCCTGCATGGATGAGCGGGAGGGATGGGCGTTGCAGGTGCTGGGCATCGACCCGGGGACGGCCACCATGGGGTTCGGCGTCGTGGCCGTGGCCGGCACCACCCTGGTCCCCGTGACCTATGGCGTGATCCGCACGCCGGCCAGCCAGCCCCCGGCCCTGCGCCTGGCCTCCATCTATCGGGATCTGCAGGAGCTCCTGGGGCGTTACCGGCCCCAGGCCATGGCGGTAGAGCGCCTGTTCCTCCAGAAGAACCGGTCCAGTGCCCTGCACGTGGGCCAGGCCCGGGGTGTGGCCCTGCTGGCGGCGGCCCAGGCGGGACTCCCCGTGTACGAATACGCGCCCCATGAGGTGAAACAGGCGGTGGTGGGATACGGCCGCGCGTCCAAGGCCCAGGTCCAGCGCATGGTGCAGGCGCTGCTGGGCCTGGCCCGGCCCCCCGTGCCCGACGATGCCGCGGACGCCCTGGCCGTGGCGGTGTGCTGCCTCCACGCGCAGACGTCGGCCTGGGCGGGGGCGGCGGCCGGGCCGGCGGCCGGCGGGGACGAACCGGCCGCAACCCGGCCGGCCCGCGGGGGGACGGTGCGGTGATCGCCTTCCTGCGCGGCGAGCTGGTGGCGCTGGCTGGCGATGAAGTATGGATTGATGTGGGCGGTGTCGGATTCCGGGTGGCCGTTTCCCGGCAGACCCAGCGGCGGCTGCCGCCGGCGGGGGAGCCGGTGCGGCTCCTGACCCGCCTGGTGGTGCGGGAAGACCAGTGGTCCCTCTACGGCTTCGCCACGGCCGACGAGCAGGCGGCCTTCGACGCCCTGCTGACCGTCAGCGGCGTGGGGCCGCGGGTGGCCCTGGCCGTGCTGTCGGTCCTCAGCCCGGAGGAACTGCGCCGGGCCGTGGTGCTGCAGGATCCGGCCCTGCTCACCCGGGTGCCGGGGGTGGGTCCCAAGCTGGCGCGGCGCCTGCTGACGGAACTGCGCGACCGGCTGGGTGAACCCCTGGCGGAAGGTGCGGCGGCAGGGGCGGTGGCACCGGCGGGCGGGGCGGCGAGCACGCCGGGTGGCCTGCCCGGCGGGGTCGCAACCAGCCCCCGGGAGGATGCCCTGGCGGCCCTGGAGTCCCTGGGCTACAGCCGCGCCGAAGCGGAGGGCGCCCTGGCGGCCGCCGCCGGTGAGGTCGAACCCGACGCCCCGGCGGCGGCCTGGGTGCGGGCGGCGCTGCGGGCCCTGGGCGGGGCCCGCGCGGCGGGAGGTGCGGGCCGGTGATCGAGGAAGAACGGGTGGTCTCCAGCCGGCTCCAGCCCGGCGACGTGCCGCTGGAGCAGGGCCTGCGGCCCCAGTCCCTGGACGACTTCCCCGGCCAGGAGGCCGTCAAGGAGCGGCTGTCCATCTACATCCAGGCGGCGCGGGAGCGGGGCGACGCCCTGGACCACGTGCTGCTCTACGGCCCCCCGGGGCTGGGCAAGACGTCCCTGGCCCAGGTCATCGCCCGGGAGCTGGGCGTGGGCTTCCGCATGACCTCGGGACCGGCCATCGAGCGGGCCGGCGACCTGGCCGCCCTGCTGACCAACCTGAACGACCGCGACGTGCTGTTCATCGACGAGATCCACCGGCTGCCGCGGCCCGTGGAGGAAGTGCTGTACCCGGCCATGGAAGACTTCGCCCTGGACCTGATCATCGGCAAGGGGCCCGCGGCCCGGTCGCTGCGCATCGATCTGCCCCGCTTCACCCTGGTGGGGGCCACCACCCGCGCCGGCCGGTTGACGGGGCCGCTGCGGGACCGCTTCGGCGTCCTGCTGCGCCTGGAGTACTACCGGCCGGAGGAACTGGCCCGGATCGTCCTGCGCTCGGCGCGGATCCTGGGCGTCCCCATCGACCCCGAAGGGGCGGAAGAGGTGGCCCGGCGCGCCCGCGGCACGCCGCGGGTGGCCAACCGCCTGCTGCGGCGCCTGCGGGATTACGCCCAGGTGCGGGCGGACGGGGTGATCACCGCCGAGGTGGCCCGGGCGGGTCTGGACCTGATGGAGGTCGACCCGCTGGGGCTCGACCGGGCGGACCGGCGGCTCTTGCGGGTCATGGCCGAGCACTACGGCGGCGGCCCCGTGGGGCTGGAGACCCTGGCGGCCGCCATCGGCGAGGAGCCGGAGACCATCGAGGACGTCTACGAGCCCTACCTCATGCAGATGGGCTTCCTCCAGCGCACGCCGCGGGGCCGGGTGCTGGCCCGCCGGGCGTACGAGCACCTGGGCTTGCCGGTGCCGCCGGGGCTGGACGACGGCACCGCGGAGGGGACGGCGACCGGCGGCGGTTCGGCCGGCGGGGCCGGTTCGTCCCGGTGGGCGAGGGTGCCCGATCCCCAGCAGCGCCTGGAGGGGTTGTAGCCGCGGCCGGGGCTGGGGCGCGGGGAGGTGGGCCGCCCCCGCCCGTCGGAGGGAGGCGCTTTCGTAAGGATTTTGTCATGATTGTCACAGTTGTCATGGTATTGTAATCTTCAGTAGGGTTCCGGCGTCTCCAGCCGGAATGGGGATCCCGTAAGGGACGCCGAGGCTTCGGTCCGGGGACGGGTGAGTGCCGTGGGGTTGACCGACATCGGACGCTGGCTGATCTTCACGGGCCTGGGACTCGCGGCCCTGGGTGCGGTCTTCTGGCTGGCCGGCCGGGTGGGCTTCGGCGGCCTGCCGGGGGACATCGTCGTCCGGCGCGGGAACTTCACCTTCTTCTTTCCCCTCGCTAGTTCGCTGATCTTGAGCTTGCTCCTGACCCTGGTGCTGAACCTGCTGTTCCGCGGGCGGTAGGCAGGCGGCGGCCGGGAGGGGGCCGCCGTGTGCCCTCCCCCGGAGTCCCACCCGCCCCCGGCTGGCGCCGGGGCGGCACGGGAGAGAGCGGCGCGCGGGCGCGGGCCGGCCCGGGCGTCGCCGGGCCGGAACGAGCCGGCGGGGTGGAGCCATGGATGCCAGCCCCTTGGGGACCGACCAGCTGATCGTGGCCGCCAAGGCGGGGGACGATGACGCCCGCAACGAGCTGATCCGGGCATACACCCCCTTCGTGCTCAAGGTGGCCTCCCGCGTGTGCGGCCGGTTCCTGCACGCCGGCCAGGACGAGGAGATCAGCATCGGTCTTCTGGCTTTCAACGAGGCCATCGACCGCTTCGACGCCACCCGGGGCCACAACTTCATCGCCTTCGCCGAGACGGTGATCCGGCGCCGGCTGATCGACCACTTCCGCAAGCAGTCGGCGGCCCGGGCGGCCGTCCCGTTCAGCGACCTGGAGACGGAAGAC
Proteins encoded in this window:
- the tyrS gene encoding tyrosine--tRNA ligase produces the protein MRKGNGATAMAHGTGTALSAREQLEVLRRGAAEIVSEEELLQKIQRSLQTGRPLRVKLGLDPTAPDLHVGHTVVLRKLRQFQDLGHQVVLIIGDFTGRIGDPTGKSVTRPQLTEEQVRENARTYAEQLGRILDMERTELTFNDRWLGPLTFADVVRLAARYTVARMLERDDFARRYREGRPIAIHEFLYPLAQAYDSVAVRADVELGGTDQKFNLLVGREIQREYGQEPQVALLMPLLEGTDGKEKMSKSLGNYIGIAEPPGQMFGKTMSIPDELIVKYMILATDLDMAEIRRLEQGMAAGTVNPRDAKLRLAHALVRMYHGKAAADAAQEEFLRVFSRHQLPAEMPEVTLPVPRLDAVQLLRVAGMAPSNSEARRLIEQGAVRLDGRRVASPQEELAPADGAVLQVGKRRFARLRVPPQG
- the yunB gene encoding sporulation protein YunB; its protein translation is MAYVRRRNRRRRGWPTWPRPSRRAVLMLAVAGIGGLLWLLERALAPGLMVIARREAEIRAIEAITAAVEAEVAGRYQPEDVVRVRYDGGRPVFVQVNTPLIVDVQARVMRAVQDRLNALRGQPVTIPLGAALGNELVAGWGPEVGVRILPLGRVGVDVQSRFDSAGINQVRHRVVLVIRTAVRVAIPLYGDTVPVEVPVPLVETVIPGEVPPWVAPWPGGVPPAGSGAP
- the cysK gene encoding cysteine synthase A, giving the protein MADAKGPAARVAADVLQLVGATPVVRLNKVVPDGAAEVWVKLESYNPAGSVKDRIALSMIEAAERDGRLKPGYTIVEPTSGNTGIGLAMVAAVKGYRLVLVMPETMSLERRALLRAYGAELVLTPGAEGMAGAIRKAQELVADNPTYFMPMQFDNPANPEIHRRTTALEILGQMDGRLDAFVAGVGTGGTLTGVGEVLKERLPGCLVVAVEPANSAVLSGREPGPHRIQGIGAGFVPRVLNRAVIDRVIPVRDEDAVITMRRLARQEGLLVGISSGAAAWAALQVARELGPGRRVLAVLPDTGERYLSMMEDLAAFVRDEEA
- a CDS encoding YebC/PmpR family DNA-binding transcriptional regulator — encoded protein: MAGHSKWANRKHRKARQDAKRGKIFSKLSREIITAVRQGGGDPAANPRLRLALERARQFSMPAENVERAIKRGLGESDADNYEELIYEGYGPGGVALMLEILTDNRNRSASEIRHIFAKHGGNLGESGCVAWMFDRKGVITVPVPGAPAEDDLLLLALEAGAEDLKQEEGAFVVYTDPDDLHRVREALEKAGVPVEDAALRMVPKTEVKVEGKEAEQLLRLLDALEDHDDVQEIYGNFELPDEMLVES
- the ruvC gene encoding crossover junction endodeoxyribonuclease RuvC, encoding MQVLGIDPGTATMGFGVVAVAGTTLVPVTYGVIRTPASQPPALRLASIYRDLQELLGRYRPQAMAVERLFLQKNRSSALHVGQARGVALLAAAQAGLPVYEYAPHEVKQAVVGYGRASKAQVQRMVQALLGLARPPVPDDAADALAVAVCCLHAQTSAWAGAAAGPAAGGDEPAATRPARGGTVR
- the ruvA gene encoding Holliday junction branch migration protein RuvA, whose amino-acid sequence is MIAFLRGELVALAGDEVWIDVGGVGFRVAVSRQTQRRLPPAGEPVRLLTRLVVREDQWSLYGFATADEQAAFDALLTVSGVGPRVALAVLSVLSPEELRRAVVLQDPALLTRVPGVGPKLARRLLTELRDRLGEPLAEGAAAGAVAPAGGAASTPGGLPGGVATSPREDALAALESLGYSRAEAEGALAAAAGEVEPDAPAAAWVRAALRALGGARAAGGAGR
- the ruvB gene encoding Holliday junction branch migration DNA helicase RuvB, coding for MIEEERVVSSRLQPGDVPLEQGLRPQSLDDFPGQEAVKERLSIYIQAARERGDALDHVLLYGPPGLGKTSLAQVIARELGVGFRMTSGPAIERAGDLAALLTNLNDRDVLFIDEIHRLPRPVEEVLYPAMEDFALDLIIGKGPAARSLRIDLPRFTLVGATTRAGRLTGPLRDRFGVLLRLEYYRPEELARIVLRSARILGVPIDPEGAEEVARRARGTPRVANRLLRRLRDYAQVRADGVITAEVARAGLDLMEVDPLGLDRADRRLLRVMAEHYGGGPVGLETLAAAIGEEPETIEDVYEPYLMQMGFLQRTPRGRVLARRAYEHLGLPVPPGLDDGTAEGTATGGGSAGGAGSSRWARVPDPQQRLEGL
- a CDS encoding DUF2905 domain-containing protein, with the translated sequence MGLTDIGRWLIFTGLGLAALGAVFWLAGRVGFGGLPGDIVVRRGNFTFFFPLASSLILSLLLTLVLNLLFRGR